One bacterium genomic window, ACAACCAGGTGATGCGGCGGTCGACCCGGCTGGAGCGCATCCCTCCATAGACCGCCAATAGAAAGATAGGCGCCATAATCAGGATGCTGGGCCATTTGACCCATTTCCAAAAATCACCATTGATCTCCATGCGGTGATCCTTGGCGTGGAGCTGGGCGCGATAAGAGTGCAACGCAGTGTCCAGCCGGTCCGGATAGAGCGCCCAGAAATGTCCCAGCTCATTGAACACGTGCTGCACTGTGGCGGCCGGATGAAGCAGGTAATGACGGATGGTGTTCAACAAGTTGTCTTCGTTGGTGCCGGTGGGGTGATCCTTGTAATGACGGACCGTCGACTGAAATCCGGAAGCGATCTCCTGCTCCTGCGCCGCGCGATCCTGCAGATTCGGCAACGCTGTGTGCGGCAACGGTTGCGACAACGTCACCCGGCCGTAATGGATGTAATTGCGCACAGTCCATGGCGCCAGAACCAGGGCCATGACGCCGGCAAAGACCAGCAGGGGCGCCCATCGCCGTTTGCCCCTGGTCCACAGCAGCCAGATCATCCAGAACGGCGCGATGAAAAAAAATGAAGCGACCGTCAACATCGCCAATCCGGCCAAGGCGCCGCCGGCCGCCAGATACAGCTTTTTGCCGCCCCGGTCGCCCTGAATCAGGCAATAGGTTGAAAGCGTCAGCAGCACAGCGTACAAATTGGTCGGATAGAGAATGCCGGTGATGAGAATGAAATGCGGAAAGAATGCGGCGAGCAGAGCAGCCCATCGCGCTGTACGCTCGCCGTACAGGGCGGCCGCCAGACGATAAATGGCCCAACACAACAACGCCCCGAGGGCAGCTTCAACCAGACGCATGGATAAAAAAGAACGGCCGAACAGACCATATACCGCGGCCATGACCAGCGGATAAAACGGCGCTCGGTGGTACTTTTCACCAAAGCCCTCTCCGTTCAGCAGACTGTTGGCCGCTCTATCATAATGGCGGGCATCGCTGAAATAATAATGGTCGGGATTCAATAGACAGACGAACAGCAGACGAATCATCAGCGCCGCCGCCAGGATCATTTTCAGGGAAAGCCTGTGTTCCAGAAAAAACCAGATTTTCATTCTTTCTTTCCAGGTCATTTTACGGGCCTCGTTTGGTTGCAGGGACCCGTTTGCTTGTTCATGGGGCGGTTTCGCACCAGGCCGTACCACTGCCCCATACCATAACACACATGCGTGCCGATGAACAGAGCGCAGAGAGGCAGAGTGAGCACCGGCTGGCGATGGCGCACAGCAATCCACAGGCTGTAACACGCCATGCTGATCCCATAAACGGTCGGCAGCAGCGGAAACCACCAGGCGGCCGGGATCGAGCCCACCAACCCCATCGGCAGCAGCAGGACTCGATCGATCTCGTGCGGATGCCGGCGCATTAACCACATTCGGCCTTTGCCGTAAACGAACATGTTGTGAAACCAGGCGCACATCGTGGAGCGCATGACGTGGGTGATCGTCGCATTCGCCAGGTAATACAGAGAAAAACCGGCCTGTTGCAGCCGATAACTGAGATCGCGATCCTCTCCGATGTTGTAAAACGTCTCATCAAAGCCGCCCACACGTTGCAGAGCGGCCTTGCGATACAACACATTCAGGGTCGGCAGATGGGGCGCCTCTTGATCCTGCTGATAGCAGCGGCCCTGTACTGAACTGTGACTGCCCAAATAAGAGTTTAAAAACAGCCCCATACTACGATAAAACACAGAATCGCCGCTGGGCGGTACGTTCGATCCCCCCACAGCGGCCAGATTCGGCGTATGGACGGCATGCCGTTGCATGCCGGTCATCAGCATGGTCAACCAGTTGGACGGCGCCCGGCAGTCCGCGTCGGTGAAAGCCACCCAATCATAACGCGCGTTTCGCCAGCCGATGTTCCGGCTGACCGCGATGCCGCGCTGCGGATTGATCATAAACCGCAGGCGGGAATAGGTGCGGCTAAACCGCTTGAGCTCCTCCAGAGTACCGTCGGTCGATTGATTGTCCACCACCAACACCTCCCACTCGCCCGCATAGTCCTGGTACAGCACCGACTGCAAACAAGTGGACAGGGTCTCTCCGGCATTAAAGCAGACGATCACAACAGATACCGGAGGGAGGTTCTCGGAAAAGCCTTCCGCAATGACGGGATTCCCGGCAGTCATTGACGTTTCACTCCGCCGGTTTGATCACCGCCCGCTGCCGGCCGCAGCGGTCTGGACAGGACCCATCCCTGCGACGCACCACAAAACGGCCGATGGCCAGTTCATGGACGCATCCCCACAGCAGGTGATCGATCGCCTCTTTGGGATGATGCACGATGGGCAAGCCATGACGGTTAAAGCTGGTGTTCAGAATCACCGGCACACCGGTGAGTTCGTAGAACTTTTTGATCACCCGGTAGTAGGGCTCATTGTTCGGACGCACGCTGTGCACGCGGGCCGTGTTGTCCACATGAATGGCAGCGGCGATTTCGTTTTCTTTACCGGCGATGACATCGAACGCCATGGTCATAAACGGCGAGGAACAAAAATCCTTAAAGTAGAGCGAGCCGTATTCTTCCAGACAGCTGGGGGCAAAGGGCATGAACCACTCCCGGTTCTTCATTTGATGGTTGATGATGTCGCGCGTCTGCGCCGAGCGCGGATCAGCCAGCACGCTGCGCCGGCCCAGCGCTCGGGGGCCCCATTCTTCCCGGCCCTGAAACCAGCCGATCACCTTGCCCTGCGTCAGTGCCGAAGCCACATACTCGGGCATGCGTTCACCCAGATCCTCCCAGACCACCTGGTCGCAGATTTTGAGTTCAGCCAGAATTTGATCATCGGTGAATGCATCTCCCAAATCGGCGTCCTGCAGCTTAAAGTCTGGCCTACGGCCGTTTTTCTGATGATAGAGCTCCAATGCCGCGCCTACGGCTGTGCCGCCGTCGCTGGCATGCGGATGGACGAAAACCTGATCGATGTAGGGCAGTTCTCTGATGAGCTTGTTCACCTTGACGTTCAAAAAGGTGCCACCGGCCAACGCCACATTGCGAAACGCAAAGCGCTGGTGCAGAGATTCGACAAAACCAAGGATGCGTTCTTCCAGCAGCCGTTGCGCCGCAGCAGCCACATGTTCCTTCCCGTAGGTTTTGATCAACTGCATGATGCGACGGCCGGAGTGGGTCTTCATCAGCACCGTATCGCGCGGCACCATGATATAGTCCACCCAGTAGGGATAGCCCTTCCAACGGCCGTCGGTGTGTTCGAAGACCATGTCCTTGATCAGAGTGTAACAGACATCGGGATCGCCGTATGCGGCCAGCCCCATGGTCTTGCCCTCTCCATCCATATAGCGCAACCCCAGACAAACGGTAAAGGCCGAGTACCACAGGGCGGTCGCGTAAAAGGGAATCTCCTCCACCAGCGTCATCTCGCCGTCGCGGCACAAATAGATCTCGCCGGCGATATTTTTGCCGGTCGCGTTGGGACCAAAGCCGTCCATGCTGATGGTCAACGCTTCGTCGAAGCCGCTGCAGCGATAAGCGCTGGCGGCATGCGTGCGATGGTGATCTAAAAAGACTATCTTTTCATCCGGCACGCCCAGGGGATGGAGTCCGTTGCGAAACACAGCCGGTTTATACATTTTAAACACATTGGGCGCCAGATACTTGAGCAAACCGCTGAAATTATGACCCATCAGCCCGGTCAGGGAACGCGGCAGATCCCACAGGGAACGGCAGAATAAGTCGGCGTAAAAGCCCGAAGGCGGATATCCTACAGCCCAATAGTCCACCTGATCCGGTGTCAGCCCGCTGTAGTGCAAAGCCGATCGCAACGCCTGATGAGGAAAGCCCATCTCATATTTCACACGGGTGTAGCGTTCTTCCGAAGCGGCAAACACAATTTCTCCATCGCGCACCAGCGCGACGCTGCTGTTATGATGACTGCCGGCGACGTCGTTTAAGCCGATAATGTTCATTCAATAGATTCCCTTGTTAGGTATACGCTTTGACCGCCGCTCCTGCCGGCGGAACGAACCATGGATCAACGCTTGGGTGACGGCAAAAGTGAAAAATAGGCCGCTGGAGCCTTAGCGGCTTGGCGGGCGTACATCAATGCCGAGCATGCTCAGGAAAAAAGAAGAAAAAACGACCTGCGCGCCGATGATCATCAGAGTGGAGCCAAAGATAGCCGGACGGACCTGATCGAGCGTGCCGAATCCATTGGCTATCCAGGTGACCAATATATAGGCATCGGTGAGAAAACCAAGGAGAAAAATCACAAAACCTAAGATCAGTCCACGCTCGAGGTTAAAAAGATGAAACGCCCGGGTGAGCGCAGGTGTTTGCGGCACAAAATGATGGGTGACGCTGAAAATTTTTGCGTACACGCCCAGGCTGATGATCTGGAAACCAAGGATGGCGAATAAGCTGCCCAGCACCATCACATGGACATCCACCTGCCGGTTGAAAATCCGGATCGGGCCGGGCAGGAGCGCGATCAGGCTGGTCATGCCGAGAACGAACAACAGCAAGCCCGGCCAGATGTAGAGATAGGTCGGGCTGTAGATGAGCATAAAACGCAGATGGCGCCATCCGTCGCGGAACGAACGCAGATGCGGCGGCCGATTGCGGCCGTCCTTGTACAGCACGATGGGAATTTCGCACATCTTCAGCTTGAGCAGGCCGGCGCGGATGATCATCTCGGAGGCGAACTCCATGCCTCCGGTGCGCAAGTCCATCTTCTCAAAAGCGGTTTTGGTAAAAGCGCGCATGCCGCAGTGCGCGTCCGAGATATCGGTATGATACATAAGGTTCAATAAGCCGCTCAACAGCGGGTTGCCGATATAACGATGCAGCCAGGGCATAGCGCCTTTTTCGATTCCGCCTTTGAAGCGGTTGCCGACGACCACCTCATAACCGGCCTCCAGCTGATCAAGAAAACGGCCGAGATCGCTGAAATCATAGGAATCATCGGAATCGCCGATGACGATCCATTCGCCTTGGGCCGCGCCGATGCCGGCATGGTAGGCGTACCCATATCCTTTTCGGGTCTCGTGCACCACCTGCGCGCCCAGGGATTCCGCCAGCGCCACGGACCCATCGGTGGAACCATTGTCCGCGACGATGATCTCATACTCCTTGCCCCGGGCCTGGAGGGCGGCGTGCGCATTTTGAATGCAGACCGCCAATGTCGCGGCTTCGTTCAGGCAGGGCATGACGACAGAAACACGGATGCTCATTGTCCATTCGCCTTGATTAATACCGGCAGCGTCTTGAGCAATATCTTGATATCAAGCAAGACCGACCATTGATCGATGTACTGCAAATCCAGCCTCATCCAATCATAAAAACGCACCTGATTACGGCCATAGATTTGCCATAAACAGGTCAAGCCCGGCCGCATGCTGAAGCGCCGTTTTTGCCAGCGTTCATCCATGCCCGCAACATCGCGCAGCGGCAACGGCCGCGGTCCCACCAGGCTCATTTCGCCGCGCAGCACATTGATCAATTGTGGCGTTTCATCGAGGCTGGTGCGTCGCAGCCAACGGCCGAGGGAGGTGATGCGCGGGTCGTTTTGAATTTTAAAATTCGGACCGTCCGCTTCGTTGAGCGCCTCCAGTTCCTTCTGCATGTTCTCAGCGCCTGCCACCATGGTGCGAAATTTGATGATGTTGAACCGACGGCGGTTATAACCCACCCGCTCTTGGCGAAAGAACACCGGCCCTGGAGAACTGACCTTGATGAGCAGTCCGATCACCGCAAACAGCGGGACCAAAATCGCCAAGGCACAAACGGCGAACACCAGATCCATGACCCGTTTGGCCCAGAGGTGATCCAATTGCTTGCGCGATCCGCTGAAAATGGTCAATACCGGTTCGCCGGCTAATTCATAGGCAGCGGTCCGGGCGACCTGCAGTTCGAACCAATTCGACGGCACTCGGCACAGAATGCCGACTTCCTGGCACTGGTCGACAATCCGGCGGATTCGATCGTAATAGGATTTGATCGGCAGCGCGATAAACACTTCATCCACCACATGCGTTTCTACATACACGGGGAACTCATCCAGGGTGCAGAGCCGTCTGACTTGAGGCAGTTCCTGCAGCGTTGCGCCCGCATAATCGTCGTCGATGAATCCCAGCAGACGATAGCCGAGTTCGTGGCGCTCGAGAATTTTTTTCGCCCAGTTCGCCGCCCTCGGCCCACTGCCGATGAGCACGATATAGCGCAGGTTGCGGCCGTGATTGCGCAACCGCACCAGCAGCGCCCGCACCGCCGTGCGGCTGAGAATAGTGAAAACCGTGCAGCCCAGCCAAAAGGACAACAGCACGGTTTTGTCCAGAGGGCTGTCCGATAAAAAATAAGCCAGACTGGAGAGAAAGAGCACGCTCACCGTCACCGCTTTGAAAATATCCCACCATTCATGGAATCGACGGTCCAAGCGCCGACGCTCATAGAGGCCGAAATAGTCGAACAACCGGTTCCAGACGACGACGAGGAGGAAAAGAGCCGCGATGTTGATGAGTTTAATGCGGAGAGCAAAAAAGCCGATAAGATCATCAGGGGTTCGATTCGGCGAGTGCACATACAGCGCGGCGGCAAACGTGAACACCATGACCAGAATATCGAGAATCCTCGTCCCGTTCACCAATATGCGTTTTTTAAAACCTTTCACCCAACTCCACCCAAGTTACCTGTTTCCCTCAACAATGGTTGCCGGCGCTGTTCCCCGCCGGTCAGTTTCGCGATAACCTCACGTCCGCCGCCACGGCACGGCGGCGGACACTCTGCCTATCGGCTCGTCTTGTTCGCATCAGAAGAATAATAGGTATAGTAATAATCGTAATCGCCGTAAAGATTTTTCTCATGCACGTTATTCAGGATCGCGCCGGTGATGTTGATGCCCACACGCTCCAGCAATCCCTTGGCCTTTAGAATGATATCCTTATCGTTGCGGCCGGACTCAATCACCAGCACCACGGCGTCCATGTTGGCGGCCAGCACCGCGGCATCGGTGACCGCAATCACCGGCGGCGTATCCAGCACGATAAAATCATAGCGCTCACGCAGCAGCGACAACAGGTCCTTCATCGCATCCGAGCCCAGCAATTCCGACGGATTGGTGCTGATCTGGCCGCTGGTGAGCACATCGAGACCGGCGATGCCGGTGGCGCGGATCGACTCTGTGGCCGCCAGATCCAGGGCCGCCATCGCATTCACTGCATGACTGGCGCGAACCGAAGCCTGGCTCAGCAGCTCCCGTTTACGAAACGGATCGCCGCCCCCTTCACTTTCGCTGCTCTTGGGCGACGGAAAGCGGTGGCGGCCGGCATAACGGCTGTTGTCAAGAATATCCGCCAACCCGGGCGTATGAGTAAAGCCGAAAAACCGGTGCACCATGGGTTTGCGCAGGTCCGCGTCGATCACCAGGGTTCTCAATCCGAGCTGAGCGGTGGTCACCGCCAGGTTGACCGAGGTCGTCGACTTGCCTTCGCGCGGCCCGGAGCTGGTGAGTAAAACCACCGAGATTTTTTCGCCCGCCTCGGCGAATTTGATGTTGGTGCGCAGGGTCCGATACGCCTCAGACACCGGCGAGGTC contains:
- a CDS encoding glycosyltransferase: MTAGNPVIAEGFSENLPPVSVVIVCFNAGETLSTCLQSVLYQDYAGEWEVLVVDNQSTDGTLEELKRFSRTYSRLRFMINPQRGIAVSRNIGWRNARYDWVAFTDADCRAPSNWLTMLMTGMQRHAVHTPNLAAVGGSNVPPSGDSVFYRSMGLFLNSYLGSHSSVQGRCYQQDQEAPHLPTLNVLYRKAALQRVGGFDETFYNIGEDRDLSYRLQQAGFSLYYLANATITHVMRSTMCAWFHNMFVYGKGRMWLMRRHPHEIDRVLLLPMGLVGSIPAAWWFPLLPTVYGISMACYSLWIAVRHRQPVLTLPLCALFIGTHVCYGMGQWYGLVRNRPMNKQTGPCNQTRPVK
- a CDS encoding sugar transferase, producing the protein MKGFKKRILVNGTRILDILVMVFTFAAALYVHSPNRTPDDLIGFFALRIKLINIAALFLLVVVWNRLFDYFGLYERRRLDRRFHEWWDIFKAVTVSVLFLSSLAYFLSDSPLDKTVLLSFWLGCTVFTILSRTAVRALLVRLRNHGRNLRYIVLIGSGPRAANWAKKILERHELGYRLLGFIDDDYAGATLQELPQVRRLCTLDEFPVYVETHVVDEVFIALPIKSYYDRIRRIVDQCQEVGILCRVPSNWFELQVARTAAYELAGEPVLTIFSGSRKQLDHLWAKRVMDLVFAVCALAILVPLFAVIGLLIKVSSPGPVFFRQERVGYNRRRFNIIKFRTMVAGAENMQKELEALNEADGPNFKIQNDPRITSLGRWLRRTSLDETPQLINVLRGEMSLVGPRPLPLRDVAGMDERWQKRRFSMRPGLTCLWQIYGRNQVRFYDWMRLDLQYIDQWSVLLDIKILLKTLPVLIKANGQ
- a CDS encoding glycosyltransferase family 2 protein, translated to MSIRVSVVMPCLNEAATLAVCIQNAHAALQARGKEYEIIVADNGSTDGSVALAESLGAQVVHETRKGYGYAYHAGIGAAQGEWIVIGDSDDSYDFSDLGRFLDQLEAGYEVVVGNRFKGGIEKGAMPWLHRYIGNPLLSGLLNLMYHTDISDAHCGMRAFTKTAFEKMDLRTGGMEFASEMIIRAGLLKLKMCEIPIVLYKDGRNRPPHLRSFRDGWRHLRFMLIYSPTYLYIWPGLLLFVLGMTSLIALLPGPIRIFNRQVDVHVMVLGSLFAILGFQIISLGVYAKIFSVTHHFVPQTPALTRAFHLFNLERGLILGFVIFLLGFLTDAYILVTWIANGFGTLDQVRPAIFGSTLMIIGAQVVFSSFFLSMLGIDVRPPSR